In Phyllopteryx taeniolatus isolate TA_2022b chromosome 22, UOR_Ptae_1.2, whole genome shotgun sequence, one DNA window encodes the following:
- the LOC133472168 gene encoding protein-methionine sulfoxide oxidase mical3a-like isoform X2: MGTESHPEKAQELFDEFVSASTCRAALRSFSQLCEHLDLVPDPDRGGGGGEQLLYRSIERRLSYWKANALWAKLDRRASQQEYLQNRACRNTTCAVIGAGPCGLRAAVELSFLGARVVVLEKRDSFSRNNVLHLWPFTIHDLRGLGAKKFYGKFCAGSIDHISIRQLQLVLLKVALLLGVEVHVNVEFKRAVEPPRDQRRRKVGWTIETWPTSHVVNRLQVDVIVGADGHRNTLPGFRRKEFRGRLAIAITANFKNRNTRAEAKVEEIGGVASIFNQKFFRDLRQETGIDLENMVYYKDDTHYFVMTAKKRSLLDKRVILQDFAETELLLSRTNVDQNALRAFARTAADFSTNGQLPSLDFATNHHGQPDVAVFDFTSTYASENAAVVRRRRGHRLLVTLVGDSLLEVRPVTKRARLRGSKWPFWPMGTGVARGFLAALDASWMIRGWCQGASPLDLLAERESVYRLLAQTTPENMQKNFSSYSLDPSSRYVNICLSVTPEQVRHLVDTGEKAGEDAETVDAVEASPWRPGEMTPFPFAPVRHVARSESLSESNRLLRWCREQTEGYSGVAVSDLTTSWKSGVALCALVHRYRPELIDFDSLNPAAEEENIRLAFDVCEREFGISPLVTAEEMKSAAEPDPLSMVVYLSRFYRLLRDAPPSSDLDLTWHVSKGQRYPDVVSLSLDERPPATPSSVAVFGLQEPRGGPAERQSPGSRVRSTADLLQAKLGRDSSSSAAAAAGSELTPEVDSRLVADREETTTCVSDVCFFCHEKVYVMERLSAEGLFFHRRCFVCHLCRGTLRISAYRFHAASGTFSCAQRCESSARRSPSTLGNNRVPSRRRRTSCTSLLSAESCVSMATESRRLSVFSVMSVTRERIELENDKAEAGEISEEILTGFNLSAEKDVRTSSSECEAEAPTFACQSSEAAWEEALMGCEDGEEENDEEEDEAGSEEDSGDDTSDVTPSETPPLDKTPPLPDTPSTASYIAKVDSASSICTISPFEKGVPPTEALVVTETSTAGGAWPSLDNISLKKVLPPQEECVKGAGPDDVRRRGPHLKAPPFCQSEVGGARALWKAVFSRNRNKRKERACDAPVPEDDDASWSAVQRRCSPVPKNDLCLETIEMTAQFERLAVNERDGAAQPAYVPHALAFKRASPIKFLREPFPRRGPLQDSDGRSSRATEVVGVLVQPEEPSGLSVPESLFRTENRFQTGRRDEHLDRRKRRQLQKSARRRAKRRDLKRLHKAQLIQRQLHLVEEEQRRLEARGVALERSVRGEEGASAQEKTSLMQLWFQLVQQKNVLVRYESELAVFARELQLEDRQSGLQRELRERMTLDDRLKDDEDFAMECAILEEMLEVVERRKALVPLLEELRLQNHQEDHKLKAAMFGQDWT; encoded by the exons ATGGGAACCGAGTCCCACCCAGAAAAAGCCCAGGAGTTGTTTGATGAGTTTGTTTCAGCATCTACCTGCAGGGCGGCGCTGCGTTCCTTCAGCCAGCTTTGCGAGCACCTGGATCTGGTTCCGGATCCGGATcgcggtggcggcggcggcgagcaGCTGCTTTACCGGAGCATCGAGCGGCGCCTCAGCTACTGGAAGGCCAACGCTCTGTGGGCCAAACTGGACCGTCGGGCTTCTCAGCAGGAATACTTGCAGAACCGGGCCTGCCGCAACACGACC TGCGCCGTGATCGGGGCGGGGCCTTGCGGCCTGCGTGCGGCGGTGGAGTTGAGCTTCCTGGGGGCCCGTGTGGTGGTCCTGGAGAAGAGGGACTCCTTCTCCAGGAACAACGTGCTCCACCTGTGGCCCTTCACCATCCACGACCTGCGCGGACTCGGCGCCAAGAAGTTCTACGGAAAGTTCTGCGCCGGCTCGATCGACCACATCA GTATTCGTCAACTTCAGCTTGTTCTGCTCAAGGTGGCGCTGCTGCTCGGGGTCGAAGTTCACGTCAACGTGGAGTTCAAGCGTGCGGTGGAGCCGCCTCGGGACCAACGACGACGCA aGGTGGGCTGGACGATAGAGACGTGGCCAACGTCTCACGTTGTCAATCGGCTGCAGGTCGACGTCATTGTGGGAGCGGACGGTCACAGGAACACCTTGCCCG GGTTTCGGCGTAAAGAGTTCCGCGGAAGGCTGGCTATCGCAATCACGGCTAATTTTAAAAACCGAAACACTCGCGCCGAGGCCAAAGTGGAGGAGATCGGCGGCGTGGCGTCCATCTTCAACCAGAAGTTCTTCCGGGACCTCCGACAGGAAACCG GCATCGACCTGGAGAACATGGTGTACTACAAAGACGACACGCACTACTTTGTGATGACAGCCAAGAAGCGCAGCCTGCTGGACAAACGAGTCATTTTACAG GACTTTGCGGAAACCGAGCTGCTTCTGTCTCGGACGAACGTGGACCAGAATGCATTGCGGGCCTTCGCTCGCACGGCCGCCGACTTTTCCACAAATGGCCAGCTTCCGTCTCTGGACTTCGCCACGAACCACCACGGACAACCGGACGTGGCCGTCTTCGACTTCACATCCACGTACGCGTCGGAGAACGCCGCCGTGGTCCGGAGGCGCCGCGGGCACCGGCTGCTCGTCACGCTGGTGGGGGACAGCTTGCTGGAGGTCAGACCCGTTACCAAACGTGCGCGCCTGCGAGGCTCCAAATGG CCTTTCTGGCCAATGGGAACGGGCGTCGCTCGCGGCTTCCTGGCCGCGCTTGACGCGTCTTGGATGATTCGTGGATGGTGCCAAGGAGCTTCACCTCTGGACCTCCTCGCTGAGAG AGAGAGCGTGTACCGTTTGTTGGCTCAGACCACGCCAGAGAACATGCAGAAGAACTTTTCTTCGTACTCTTTGGACCCGTCCAGTCGATACGTCAACATCTGTCTGAGCGTCACACCTGAGCAG GTGAGACACTTGGTTGACACGGGGGAGAAGGCGGGGGAAGACGCAGAAACGGTTGACGCCGTTGAAGCGTCGCCATGGAGACCAGGTGAGATGACACCGTTTCCGTTTGCACCGGTGCGTCACGTCGCCCGGTCGGAGTCCCTGTCCGAGTCCAATCGGCTTCTGCGGTGGTGTCGGGAGCAGACCGAAGGTTACAGCGGCGTCGCCGTTAGCGACCTGACGACGTCGTGGAAGAGCGGCGTGGCTCTGTGTGCCCTGGTTCACCGCTACAGACCTGAGCTCAT AGACTTTGACTCACTGAACCCGGCAGCGGAGGAAGAAAACATTCGCTTGGCCTTTGACGTGTGCGAGCGGGAATTTGGCATTTCTCCTCTCGTGACGGCGGAAGAGATGAAGTCTGCGGCCGAACCGGACCCGCTGTCCATGGTCGTGTACCTCAGCCGGTTCTACCGGCTGCTCCGAGATGCCCCGCCCTCTTCGG ACTTGGACTTAACCTGGCACGTCAGCAAAGGTCAAAGGTATCCGGACGTCGTCTCTTTGTCCCTCGATGAGCGTCCGCCGGCGACGCCTTCAAGCGTCGCTGTGTTTGGTCTGCAGGAGCCCCGGGGCGGTCCGGCTGAGCGGCAG TCTCCCGGCTCCCGAGTGCGTTCGACGGCCGACCTGCTGCAGGCCAAGCTGGGCCGCGACTCTTCTtcttccgccgccgccgccgccggttCTGAGCTCACGCCG GAAGTCGACTCTCGGCTCGTCGCAGACCGCGAGGAGACG ACGACGTGCGTCAGCGACGTGTGTTTCTTCTGCCACGAGAAAGTTTACGTGATGGAGCGTCTGAGCGCCGAAGGTCTTTTCTTCCATCGTCGCTGCTTCGTGTGCCACCTGTGTCGCGGCACGCTCAGGATCTCTGCCTACCGTTTCCACGCCGCAAGCG gAACGTTTTCGTGTGCGCAGCGCTGCGAGTCGTCCGCCCGTCGCAGTCCTTCCACGCTCGGCAACAATCGCGTGCCGTCACGTCGACGGCGGACATCTTGT ACGTCGCTGTTGTCTGCAGAGTCTTgcgtctccatggcaacagagTCTCGCCGTTTGTCAG tttttTCCGTGATGTCAGTGACCCGTGAGCGAATCGAATTGGAGAACGACAAAGCGGAGGCGGGGGAGATCTCTGAGGAGATCCTGACGGGTTTCAACCTGAGCGCAGAAAAAGACGTCCGGACTTCCAG TTCCGAGTGTGAGGCGGAGGCGCCGACTTTTGCCTGTCAGTCGTCCGAAGCGGCGTGGGAGGAGGCGCTGATGGGCTGCGAGGATGGGGAAGAGGAGAACGATGAAGAGGAAGACGAGGCGGGCAGTGAGGAAGACTCCGGTGACG ATACGAGTGACGTCACGCCGTCTGAGACGCCGCCCCTCGACAAGACTCCGCCTCTCCCCGACACGCCCTCCACCGCCTCCTACATCGCCAAGGTTGACTCCGCCTCCTCCATCTGTACCATCTCTCCTTTTGAGAAAGGGGTTCCGCCCACCGAGGCGCTTGTCGTCACGGAAACCTCGACGGCGGGAGGAGCTTGGCCGTCTTTGGACAACATCTCTCTGAAGAAGGTCCTCCCGCCGCAAGAAGAATGTGTAAAGGGGGCGGGGCCAGATGATGTGAGGAGGCGTGGCCCACATCTCAAAGCTCCACCCTTCTGTCAATCAGAAGTAGGCGGGGCCAGGGCTCTGTGGAAGGCGGTGTTTTCCAGGAACAGGAACAAGAGGAAAG AGCGGGCCTGCGACGCCCCCGTGCCGGAGGACGATGATGCGAGCTGGTCCGCCGTGCAGCGCAGATGCTCGCCGGTGCCCAAAAACGAC CTGTGTTTGGAGACCATCGAGATGACCGCTCAGTTCGAGAGACTCGCAGTTAACGAGCGGGACGGCGCGGCGCAG CCCGCGTACGTCCCTCATGCGCTGGCCTTCAAGCGGGCGAGTCCCATCAAG TTTTTGCGGGAACCCTTCCCAAGAAGAGGTCCTCTTCAGGACTCGGACGGACGTTCGTCCCGCGCCACAGAGGTGGTGGGCGTCCTGGTTCAGCCCGAGGAGCCGTCCGGTCTGAGCGTGCCCGAGAGCCTGTTCCGCACGGAGAACCGGTTCCAAACGGGACGCCGGGATGAGCATCTGGACCGCAGGAAGCGCCGTCAGCTTCAGAAGAGCGCCCGCAGACGAGCGAAGCGGCGGGACCTGAAGAGGCTGCACAAAGCTCAG CTGATCCAGAGACAGCTCCATCTGGTGGAGGAGGAGCAGCGACGTCTGGAGGCCAGAGGCGTCGCGCTGGAGCGAAGTGTCAGAGGAGAAGAAG GAGCGTCCGCTCAGGAGAAAACGAGCCTCATGCAGCTTTGGTTCCAGTTGGTCCAGCAGAAGAACGTTCTGGTTCGATACGAGTCCGAGCTCGCCGTATT TGCGCGAGAACTGCAGCTGGAAGACCGGCAGAGCGGACTCCAGCGGGAGCTGAGAGAGCGGATGACGCTGGACG ACCGCCTGAAGGACGACGAGGATTTCGCCATGGAGTGCGCCATCCTGGAGGAGATGCTGGAGGTGGTCGAGCGAAGGAAGGCTCTGGTGCCTCTGCTGGAGGAGCTGCGACTGCAGAACCACCAGGAAGACCATAAGCTCAAAGCCGCAATGTTTGGACAGGACTGGACCTGA
- the LOC133472168 gene encoding protein-methionine sulfoxide oxidase mical3a-like isoform X1, translated as MGTESHPEKAQELFDEFVSASTCRAALRSFSQLCEHLDLVPDPDRGGGGGEQLLYRSIERRLSYWKANALWAKLDRRASQQEYLQNRACRNTTCAVIGAGPCGLRAAVELSFLGARVVVLEKRDSFSRNNVLHLWPFTIHDLRGLGAKKFYGKFCAGSIDHISIRQLQLVLLKVALLLGVEVHVNVEFKRAVEPPRDQRRRKVGWTIETWPTSHVVNRLQVDVIVGADGHRNTLPGFRRKEFRGRLAIAITANFKNRNTRAEAKVEEIGGVASIFNQKFFRDLRQETGIDLENMVYYKDDTHYFVMTAKKRSLLDKRVILQDFAETELLLSRTNVDQNALRAFARTAADFSTNGQLPSLDFATNHHGQPDVAVFDFTSTYASENAAVVRRRRGHRLLVTLVGDSLLEVRPVTKRARLRGSKWPFWPMGTGVARGFLAALDASWMIRGWCQGASPLDLLAERESVYRLLAQTTPENMQKNFSSYSLDPSSRYVNICLSVTPEQVRHLVDTGEKAGEDAETVDAVEASPWRPGEMTPFPFAPVRHVARSESLSESNRLLRWCREQTEGYSGVAVSDLTTSWKSGVALCALVHRYRPELIDFDSLNPAAEEENIRLAFDVCEREFGISPLVTAEEMKSAAEPDPLSMVVYLSRFYRLLRDAPPSSADLDLTWHVSKGQRYPDVVSLSLDERPPATPSSVAVFGLQEPRGGPAERQSPGSRVRSTADLLQAKLGRDSSSSAAAAAGSELTPEVDSRLVADREETTTCVSDVCFFCHEKVYVMERLSAEGLFFHRRCFVCHLCRGTLRISAYRFHAASGTFSCAQRCESSARRSPSTLGNNRVPSRRRRTSCTSLLSAESCVSMATESRRLSVFSVMSVTRERIELENDKAEAGEISEEILTGFNLSAEKDVRTSSSECEAEAPTFACQSSEAAWEEALMGCEDGEEENDEEEDEAGSEEDSGDDTSDVTPSETPPLDKTPPLPDTPSTASYIAKVDSASSICTISPFEKGVPPTEALVVTETSTAGGAWPSLDNISLKKVLPPQEECVKGAGPDDVRRRGPHLKAPPFCQSEVGGARALWKAVFSRNRNKRKERACDAPVPEDDDASWSAVQRRCSPVPKNDLCLETIEMTAQFERLAVNERDGAAQPAYVPHALAFKRASPIKFLREPFPRRGPLQDSDGRSSRATEVVGVLVQPEEPSGLSVPESLFRTENRFQTGRRDEHLDRRKRRQLQKSARRRAKRRDLKRLHKAQLIQRQLHLVEEEQRRLEARGVALERSVRGEEGASAQEKTSLMQLWFQLVQQKNVLVRYESELAVFARELQLEDRQSGLQRELRERMTLDDRLKDDEDFAMECAILEEMLEVVERRKALVPLLEELRLQNHQEDHKLKAAMFGQDWT; from the exons ATGGGAACCGAGTCCCACCCAGAAAAAGCCCAGGAGTTGTTTGATGAGTTTGTTTCAGCATCTACCTGCAGGGCGGCGCTGCGTTCCTTCAGCCAGCTTTGCGAGCACCTGGATCTGGTTCCGGATCCGGATcgcggtggcggcggcggcgagcaGCTGCTTTACCGGAGCATCGAGCGGCGCCTCAGCTACTGGAAGGCCAACGCTCTGTGGGCCAAACTGGACCGTCGGGCTTCTCAGCAGGAATACTTGCAGAACCGGGCCTGCCGCAACACGACC TGCGCCGTGATCGGGGCGGGGCCTTGCGGCCTGCGTGCGGCGGTGGAGTTGAGCTTCCTGGGGGCCCGTGTGGTGGTCCTGGAGAAGAGGGACTCCTTCTCCAGGAACAACGTGCTCCACCTGTGGCCCTTCACCATCCACGACCTGCGCGGACTCGGCGCCAAGAAGTTCTACGGAAAGTTCTGCGCCGGCTCGATCGACCACATCA GTATTCGTCAACTTCAGCTTGTTCTGCTCAAGGTGGCGCTGCTGCTCGGGGTCGAAGTTCACGTCAACGTGGAGTTCAAGCGTGCGGTGGAGCCGCCTCGGGACCAACGACGACGCA aGGTGGGCTGGACGATAGAGACGTGGCCAACGTCTCACGTTGTCAATCGGCTGCAGGTCGACGTCATTGTGGGAGCGGACGGTCACAGGAACACCTTGCCCG GGTTTCGGCGTAAAGAGTTCCGCGGAAGGCTGGCTATCGCAATCACGGCTAATTTTAAAAACCGAAACACTCGCGCCGAGGCCAAAGTGGAGGAGATCGGCGGCGTGGCGTCCATCTTCAACCAGAAGTTCTTCCGGGACCTCCGACAGGAAACCG GCATCGACCTGGAGAACATGGTGTACTACAAAGACGACACGCACTACTTTGTGATGACAGCCAAGAAGCGCAGCCTGCTGGACAAACGAGTCATTTTACAG GACTTTGCGGAAACCGAGCTGCTTCTGTCTCGGACGAACGTGGACCAGAATGCATTGCGGGCCTTCGCTCGCACGGCCGCCGACTTTTCCACAAATGGCCAGCTTCCGTCTCTGGACTTCGCCACGAACCACCACGGACAACCGGACGTGGCCGTCTTCGACTTCACATCCACGTACGCGTCGGAGAACGCCGCCGTGGTCCGGAGGCGCCGCGGGCACCGGCTGCTCGTCACGCTGGTGGGGGACAGCTTGCTGGAGGTCAGACCCGTTACCAAACGTGCGCGCCTGCGAGGCTCCAAATGG CCTTTCTGGCCAATGGGAACGGGCGTCGCTCGCGGCTTCCTGGCCGCGCTTGACGCGTCTTGGATGATTCGTGGATGGTGCCAAGGAGCTTCACCTCTGGACCTCCTCGCTGAGAG AGAGAGCGTGTACCGTTTGTTGGCTCAGACCACGCCAGAGAACATGCAGAAGAACTTTTCTTCGTACTCTTTGGACCCGTCCAGTCGATACGTCAACATCTGTCTGAGCGTCACACCTGAGCAG GTGAGACACTTGGTTGACACGGGGGAGAAGGCGGGGGAAGACGCAGAAACGGTTGACGCCGTTGAAGCGTCGCCATGGAGACCAGGTGAGATGACACCGTTTCCGTTTGCACCGGTGCGTCACGTCGCCCGGTCGGAGTCCCTGTCCGAGTCCAATCGGCTTCTGCGGTGGTGTCGGGAGCAGACCGAAGGTTACAGCGGCGTCGCCGTTAGCGACCTGACGACGTCGTGGAAGAGCGGCGTGGCTCTGTGTGCCCTGGTTCACCGCTACAGACCTGAGCTCAT AGACTTTGACTCACTGAACCCGGCAGCGGAGGAAGAAAACATTCGCTTGGCCTTTGACGTGTGCGAGCGGGAATTTGGCATTTCTCCTCTCGTGACGGCGGAAGAGATGAAGTCTGCGGCCGAACCGGACCCGCTGTCCATGGTCGTGTACCTCAGCCGGTTCTACCGGCTGCTCCGAGATGCCCCGCCCTCTTCGG CAGACTTGGACTTAACCTGGCACGTCAGCAAAGGTCAAAGGTATCCGGACGTCGTCTCTTTGTCCCTCGATGAGCGTCCGCCGGCGACGCCTTCAAGCGTCGCTGTGTTTGGTCTGCAGGAGCCCCGGGGCGGTCCGGCTGAGCGGCAG TCTCCCGGCTCCCGAGTGCGTTCGACGGCCGACCTGCTGCAGGCCAAGCTGGGCCGCGACTCTTCTtcttccgccgccgccgccgccggttCTGAGCTCACGCCG GAAGTCGACTCTCGGCTCGTCGCAGACCGCGAGGAGACG ACGACGTGCGTCAGCGACGTGTGTTTCTTCTGCCACGAGAAAGTTTACGTGATGGAGCGTCTGAGCGCCGAAGGTCTTTTCTTCCATCGTCGCTGCTTCGTGTGCCACCTGTGTCGCGGCACGCTCAGGATCTCTGCCTACCGTTTCCACGCCGCAAGCG gAACGTTTTCGTGTGCGCAGCGCTGCGAGTCGTCCGCCCGTCGCAGTCCTTCCACGCTCGGCAACAATCGCGTGCCGTCACGTCGACGGCGGACATCTTGT ACGTCGCTGTTGTCTGCAGAGTCTTgcgtctccatggcaacagagTCTCGCCGTTTGTCAG tttttTCCGTGATGTCAGTGACCCGTGAGCGAATCGAATTGGAGAACGACAAAGCGGAGGCGGGGGAGATCTCTGAGGAGATCCTGACGGGTTTCAACCTGAGCGCAGAAAAAGACGTCCGGACTTCCAG TTCCGAGTGTGAGGCGGAGGCGCCGACTTTTGCCTGTCAGTCGTCCGAAGCGGCGTGGGAGGAGGCGCTGATGGGCTGCGAGGATGGGGAAGAGGAGAACGATGAAGAGGAAGACGAGGCGGGCAGTGAGGAAGACTCCGGTGACG ATACGAGTGACGTCACGCCGTCTGAGACGCCGCCCCTCGACAAGACTCCGCCTCTCCCCGACACGCCCTCCACCGCCTCCTACATCGCCAAGGTTGACTCCGCCTCCTCCATCTGTACCATCTCTCCTTTTGAGAAAGGGGTTCCGCCCACCGAGGCGCTTGTCGTCACGGAAACCTCGACGGCGGGAGGAGCTTGGCCGTCTTTGGACAACATCTCTCTGAAGAAGGTCCTCCCGCCGCAAGAAGAATGTGTAAAGGGGGCGGGGCCAGATGATGTGAGGAGGCGTGGCCCACATCTCAAAGCTCCACCCTTCTGTCAATCAGAAGTAGGCGGGGCCAGGGCTCTGTGGAAGGCGGTGTTTTCCAGGAACAGGAACAAGAGGAAAG AGCGGGCCTGCGACGCCCCCGTGCCGGAGGACGATGATGCGAGCTGGTCCGCCGTGCAGCGCAGATGCTCGCCGGTGCCCAAAAACGAC CTGTGTTTGGAGACCATCGAGATGACCGCTCAGTTCGAGAGACTCGCAGTTAACGAGCGGGACGGCGCGGCGCAG CCCGCGTACGTCCCTCATGCGCTGGCCTTCAAGCGGGCGAGTCCCATCAAG TTTTTGCGGGAACCCTTCCCAAGAAGAGGTCCTCTTCAGGACTCGGACGGACGTTCGTCCCGCGCCACAGAGGTGGTGGGCGTCCTGGTTCAGCCCGAGGAGCCGTCCGGTCTGAGCGTGCCCGAGAGCCTGTTCCGCACGGAGAACCGGTTCCAAACGGGACGCCGGGATGAGCATCTGGACCGCAGGAAGCGCCGTCAGCTTCAGAAGAGCGCCCGCAGACGAGCGAAGCGGCGGGACCTGAAGAGGCTGCACAAAGCTCAG CTGATCCAGAGACAGCTCCATCTGGTGGAGGAGGAGCAGCGACGTCTGGAGGCCAGAGGCGTCGCGCTGGAGCGAAGTGTCAGAGGAGAAGAAG GAGCGTCCGCTCAGGAGAAAACGAGCCTCATGCAGCTTTGGTTCCAGTTGGTCCAGCAGAAGAACGTTCTGGTTCGATACGAGTCCGAGCTCGCCGTATT TGCGCGAGAACTGCAGCTGGAAGACCGGCAGAGCGGACTCCAGCGGGAGCTGAGAGAGCGGATGACGCTGGACG ACCGCCTGAAGGACGACGAGGATTTCGCCATGGAGTGCGCCATCCTGGAGGAGATGCTGGAGGTGGTCGAGCGAAGGAAGGCTCTGGTGCCTCTGCTGGAGGAGCTGCGACTGCAGAACCACCAGGAAGACCATAAGCTCAAAGCCGCAATGTTTGGACAGGACTGGACCTGA